One part of the Ziziphus jujuba cultivar Dongzao chromosome 2, ASM3175591v1 genome encodes these proteins:
- the LOC107418266 gene encoding putative pentatricopeptide repeat-containing protein At1g64310 translates to MLFQFQLLHSELSKVYQSLSITQQLHGLIAKTHLSLDPFYATRILRFYAINGDLYAARNLFDTSPNPSVYLWNSVIRAHAQVHKFGDAFSLFRKMLRTETKPDNFIYACIIRACSERLDLDGLKLSHGAVMLSGLGLDSICSSALVTAYSKLALVDEASRVFNGTPKPDLVMWNSMISAYGNCGFCYKGLELFSKMQSMGAKPDGYTLVGLLSGLAESCLLNIGQGLHGYCLKSNLDSNAHVRSVLVSMYSRCESMNSAYEVFYGLIQPDLVTWSALITGYSQSGDYESTFSFFKKFSLEGKKADSVLIASLLVAAAQMANVGPGKEIHAYCLRHGLESDVMVCSALIDMYMKCGFVGLGNSVFSIMPKRNIVSYNSLILGFGLHGLAFQAFKKFEEILETGLLPDDSTFSALLCTCSHAGLVKDGRSIFKRMTDEFCIQPRAEHYVHMVKLLGMDGKLEEAYSLVLSLPEPVDSGIWGALLSCCDACGNPKMAESVAQRLIGNNPESCSYRVMLSNIYAGYGKWDDVGKLRDDLTGGKLRKMPGLSWIEGINTL, encoded by the coding sequence ATGTTGTTTCAGTTTCAGTTGCTTCATTCGGAGCTCTCAAAGGTTTATCAATCTTTATCAATAACCCAGCAATTGCATGGTTTGATTGCCAAGACCCATCTCTCACTTGACCCATTTTATGCCACTAGAATTCTAAGATTTTATGCTATCAATGGGGATCTTTATGCTGCCCGTAACCTGTTCGATACAAGTCCTAACCCAAGTGTCTACCTCTGGAATTCTGTAATTCGAGCTCACGCTCAAGTTCACAAGTTTGGTGATGCATTTTCTCTGTTTCGAAAGATGTTAAGGACTGAAACCAAACCTGATAACTTCATTTATGCTTGTATAATACGTGCTTGCTCTGAGAGACTTGATTTAGATGGTCTGAAACTTTCCCATGGAGCAGTAATGCTTTCTGGATTAGGATTGGACTCTATTTGTAGCAGTGCACTTGTGACTGCTTATTCAAAATTGGCCCTTGTTGATGAAGCCAGTAGGGTGTTCAATGGGACACCCAAACCGGATTTGGTTATGTGGAATTCTATGATTTCTGCTTATGGGAATTGTGGATTTTGTTATAAAGGACTGGAACTCTTTAGCAAGATGCAAAGCATGGGGGCAAAGCCAGATGGATATACTCTTGTTGGTTTGCTTTCTGGTTTAGCAGAGTCTTGCCTGTTGAATATTGGACAAGGATTACATGGTTATTGTTTGAAAAGTAATCTCGATTCTAATGCTCATGTTCGTAGTGTACTCGTGAGCATGTACTCAAGATGTGAGTCCATGAATTCTGCTTATGAAGTTTTTTATGGTTTAATCCAGCCTGATTTAGTTACATGGTCAGCTTTGATAACTGGATATTCACAGTCTGGAGACTATGAAAGCACATTTTCCTTCTTCAAGAAATTCAGTTTGGAAGGTAAGAAGGCCGATTCTGTTTTGATTGCCAGTTTGTTGGTTGCTGCTGCTCAGATGGCAAATGTAGGGCCTGGTaaggaaattcatgcatattgtCTTCGACATGGACTAGAGTCAGATGTCATGGTTTGCTCTGCTCTGATAGACATGTATATGAAGTGTGGTTTTGTGGGCTTGGGGAATTCTGTTTTTTCCATTATGCCTAAAAGGAATATTGTTTCATACAATTCATTGATTTTAGGTTTTGGGTTGCATGGACTTGCCTTTCAGGCCTTTAAAAAGTTTGAGGAGATACTAGAGACTGGATTATTACCTGATGATTCTACTTTCTCTGCTCTTCTATGCACATGCAGTCATGCTGGCCTTGTCAAAGATGGAAGGAGTATTTTCAAAAGAATGACTGATGAGTTTTGCATCCAACCTAGAGCTGAACATTATGTTCACATGGTAAAACTTCTTGGAATGGATGGAAAATTAGAAGAGGCTTACAGTCTTGTTCTATCCTTGCCAGAACCAGTGGATTCTGGCATTTGGGGAGCCCTTTTATCATGCTGTGATGCCTGTGGAAATCCTAAGATGGCAGAAAGTGTAGCACAAAGACTCATAGGAAATAATCCTGAGAGTTGTTCTTATAGAGTCATGCTTTCTAACATATATGCTGGTTACGGGAAGTGGGATGATGTGGGGAAGTTAAGAGATGATCTAACAGGTGGTAAACTCAGGAAGATGCCTGGGCTAAGCTGGATTGAAGGCATTAATACCCTCTAG
- the LOC107418269 gene encoding disease resistance protein RPM1, which produces MKNCLLYCCIFPESYWIAKGKLIRLLVAEDLINKKAGKVMEDIAEENIYELVDQRMLHIANKQAGAGTKLQVPSPYREFCLHRIEEGNFRTSSLNSESSNPQLARRVVTNSDLPEIDNLPLQSLFLIGNQKPYEEKDCWLKLSGTKFLRVLDLENTKMESLPDEVQDMIHLRYLGLKHTEVTELPAGVGNLIALQTLDIRWCGRIEALPKEVLNLVKLRHLKMFKSTGFCGVMLPKGIGRLTNLLTLTGINVSGGIAKELGKLTQLRRLGVVDVAEDCISDLLSSMANMQGLLSLSLAAKHTHNQAKLVLLEPFSPPSFLRKLRLEGLLEKIPSWFGSLEKLTNLRLGFSHLSENPALVLQLLPNLKTLTLWHAYDAKQMGKEFCNAGGFPKLEVLSIASHVLEEWTDLEEGALPSLKYLNLHNCLQLRMLPEGLQFVTTLRELRMLPLLDDHAERLKPGGGHENYKIRHIPQVSFITMSTLRQRVTLNYTRCGVQIGRGEAEGEA; this is translated from the exons ATGAAG AATTGCCTACTCTACTGTTGCATATTCCCTGAGAGTTACTGGATTGCAAAAGGGAAACTTATTCGGCTATTAGTAGCTGAAGATCTGATCAATAAAAAAGCAGGTAAGGTAATGGAGGATATAGCAGAAGAAAACATATATGAATTGGTCGACCAAAGAATGCTGCATATTGCGAATAAACAAGCAGGTGCTGGGACTAAATTACAAGTCCCCTCTCCTTACCGAGAATTCTGTCTTCACAGAATAGAGGAAGGAAATTTCAGAACTTCATCTCTCAATTCAGAGTCCAGTAATCCTCAGCTGGCCCGTCGTGTTGTAACTAATTCAGACCTGCCAGAGATTGACAACCTCCCACTGCAATCTTTGTTCCTGATTGGTAATCAAAAACCTTACGAAGAAAAAGATTGTTGGTTAAAACTTAGTGGTACAAAATTCTTAAGAGTGTTAGATCTAGAAAATACCAAAATGGAAAGCCTACCCGATGAAGTGCAAGACATGATACACCTGAGATATCTTGGCTTGAAACACACTGAAGTAACTGAGCTTCCAGCAGGAGTTGGCAATTTAATAGCCCTTCAAACTTTGGATATCAGATGGTGTGGAAGGATAGAAGCATTGCCGAAAGAGGTGCTAAATCTTGTGAAACTGAGGCACCTGAAAATGTTCAAGAGCACAGGTTTTTGTGGAGTGATGCTGCCCAAAGGTATAGGAAGACTCACAAACCTCCTAACCCTCACTGGTATAAATGTCAGTGGTGGCATTGCCAAAGAATTAGGTAAACTAACACAACTCAGAAGGCTTGGAGTAGTGGATGTGGCAGAAGACTGTATAAGTGATCTACTTTCCTCTATGGCGAATATGCAGGGCCTTTTGAGCTTATCTCTAGCAGCAAAACATACCCACAACCAGGCAAAACTTGTACTTTTGGAGCCATTCTCACCACCATCATTTCTGAGAAAGCTTCGGCTGGAAGGACTTCTAGAAAAGATACCTAGTTGGTTTGGCTCATTGGAAAAGTTGACGAACTTAAGATTAGGTTTCTCTCATCTGTCCGAGAACCCAGCATTGGTACTTCAACTCCTACCAAACTTGAAAACTTTAACCCTATGGCACGCTTATGATGCAAAACAAATGGGGAAAGAGTTTTGTAATGCTGGTGGGTTTCCCAAGCTTGAGGTTCTTAGCATTGCTTCTCATGTCCTGGAGGAGTGGACAGATCTTGAAGAGGGAGCACTACCTAGCTTgaaataccttaacttgcataaCTGTCTACAGCTGAGGATGCTACCTGAAGGTTTGCAGTTTGTCACAACGCTGAGGGAGTTGCGTATGCTGCCCTTGTTGGATGATCATGCAGAACGGTTGAAACCTGGTGGCGGACATGAAAATTACAAGATTAGACACATTCCGCAGGTTTCCTTTATTACTATGTCTACACTGAGACAAAGAGTGACATTAAATTATACAAGGTGTGGGGTCCAGATAGGAAGGGGAGAGGCAGAAGGTGAAGCATGA